The genomic interval ATCCCATTCGCCGCCGCAGCACCAGTTATTTAGATGCTTCTCAACAGCTTTATCAATGGTTAATTGCACCCATCGAAGCTGAATTAGAAGCCCAAGGGATTACCACCTTATTATTCAGTTTAGATAGTGGACTTCGTAGCCTTCCCATAGCCGCCTTGCATGATGGCGAACAATTTTTAGTCGAAAAATATCAATTTAGTTTAGTTCCCAGTTTGAGCTTAACCGATACTCGCTATCAAAACCTGCAAAAGACTCCCGTTTTAGCTATGGGAGCCTCTGAATTTAGCGATCAAACTCCCTTACCTGCTGTCCCAGTTGAACTGAGTACCATCTCTGAGCAACTGTGGCAAGGACAAGCCTTTCTCAATCAAGAGTTAACCGTCGAAAACTTTAATCAACAACGGGCCCAATCGGACTATGGTATTATTCATTTAGCCACCCATGGTCAATTCAAACCCGGTAGAATTGAAGAGTCTTATATTCAATTTTGGGATCGTAAAATTGGACTCGATCAAATCACGAATTTAAACTTAACCGATCCTCCCATACAATTACTGGTGTTAAGCGCCTGTCGCACCGCATTAGGCGATCGCCAAGCGGAATTTGGTTTTGCTGGTTTAGCCGTTCAATCTGGGGCACAATCCGCCTTAGCCAGTTTATGGTATGCCAGCGATTTAGGCGCATTAGGCTTAATGGCCGAATTTTACCATCACCTACAAACCGAAGATACAAAATCTGGCGCTTTGCGTAGAGCGCAGATAGCCGTATTGCGGCAAGAAGTTCAGATTAAAGACGGTAAACTCATCGGCAATTTTGGCGAAATTGACCTCCCCCCCGAACTCAATACCGGCATTCAACCTAATCTCATTCATCCCTATTATTGGTCAGGATTTACCCTGATTGGCAATCCCTAATACCTCCTACAATTCAGTCAAGGCCATTTGGCCGCGATAACCGGTGATTAACCGCGTTCCATCTTTGAGAATATGGATCTCCATTTGATCGCTGGCCCAACTAATCGCATTTTCAAACTCTGGGTTCAGGATATGGACGCGCTGATTACTGGAAGAAACCGGAGAGGTAGGAGCATGAATGGCTAAAGATTCAATATAGGGGCCATCAATCAAAATATCCAGCTCATCGAGCAACTCCTGTGCCCCTTCCGGCGCACCTTTTGCCCTTAACTGCTCCAAAGTAAAACCCGTAAACGACATCACACTCAATCCCTTAGCTTTAAGCTGACGAGCCAACTTCGCCAACCCTGGAGCCTGCCAAAACGGTTCCCCTCCCGAAAAAGTCACCCCTTGATTGCGGGGATTACTAGCAATTTTTTCGGCTAGAGTATCAATCGCAATCAATTGATTAATCTCAAACGACCAAGACGCGGGATTAAAACAACCAGAACAAGCGCGAGTACAACCTTGAACCCAGACCACAGCGCGACATCCTGGGCCGTTGACTTCCGACTCGTCTACATATCCCATGATATTGAGATGGTTGGGAGGGAGGGTTGGGGCGTTGGGGTGATTCATGATGGCTAGAGAGATAAAAGTTGCTTCCTATTCTAGACGCAAGACACCTATATAGTTATAAAGTGAATCTAAAGTTTTAAGCTAATTGCCCACGATCGGGGCGTGGTGCTATAGAGCTAGTCTAAATGAGTTGTGCAACGGGAAATGCCCTCTCCCTTTCATATCAAGTCCGGTTTCCGCAAGCGGACATGAAAATTGGTTAAGAAGCGGGCAAGATGCCCGCACTCCTCAAATTCTTTGATATGACTGGAGTGGGAGCATCTTGCTCCCTGGATTTTTAATTAGGGTATTTCCGCTTCGCGGACATGAATAAGCGAACTTGATATCATGTCCGCTTGCGGAATATCCCTCTCCCACTCCAAGAGAGACTTTTTCCCCCTTCTCCCGCGGGAGAAGGGGGTAGGGGGATGAGGGGAAGCCATTACACAACTCATTTAGGTTTGCTATAGAGCCTCTAAATCTTCAAGTAACCCTTGCTGGGCTTCCCCTTCTACGGCAAACTGTTGGCTAAGTAATTCCAGAACTTGGGCTTCTTCTGGGGTGACAATGCCATCGAGTTCGGCCATTTTTTGACATTGCATCATTAAGGGCAGGGCAAAATCTGGGTTAATTTGGGGAAGTAATTCTTCTAGAGGGGTGGGATTATGAATATTTTGACTAATCGCTTCTAAGGAGGCTGGAGAAAGATTCATTGGTTCTAATTCTGGAAGCAAATCTTCCCAGGTTTTGTCGGGATTTCCAGCTAAAATCATATGGACTAAAATCTGATCCATAATCGTTTCTTGGGTAATGGCGGCTTCGAGATAGTGCTGGCTTTCTTCTTGTAGGGTTTCTAGGGTGGCTTCCATGACGATGGGGCTGCATTTGGCTTCGTAAAACCGACAAGCGGCATAGCCTAAAGCATAGAGGAGAGCGGCGTTGGCGCTGGCGCTGATCACTGCACCGGCTATGGGTACAGATTTGAAGACTCCTAATCCTGCTTTGACGGCATATTGTCCGCCAAATTTAATGGCTTGAGCGCCCCCTAATGCTAATCCAAAAACGGCTAAAACTTCTCCTTTACGCTCTGGTGCTTCGGGTTCAAAACCGTAGGCGTAGGCGATTTGATAAACCATTTCGGCTTGTAGGGCGGTGGTGGCGGCTAAATCAACGGCTAATAGGGCTAAACTGAGACCAGGAATACTGGTGGCGACTCCGGTTGCTCCTACTAATAGGGCTTTGTCAATCATGACTTTATGACTGATTTGATCGGGAGTGTAATCTGGAAATTGTTGCTGAAGTTGGAGAATGGATTCTTTGGTTTTAACAACATCAACAGTGTCGATCGCCTGTAACATCCAATCGGTTTTCAGGACTTTGGTGAGGGGTTCCATCCAGGGATTTTCTTCAAGGCATTTGAGGAGGGTGTTCAGGCGATCGGGAGCTTGGATAATTGCGCTACTCGCACTCTCCCCAGCTTTACCGACTCCTGCAATTACGGTATCGCTTGCGTTTCCGGCTAGGATAGCAAGGGTTTGCGTGGCTTTTCCCATGGTTTCGGTTGCACCTGTGGCTGCACCCCCCACTCCTGCAATTACGGTATCGCTTGCGTTTCCGGCTAGGATAGCAAGGGTTTGCGTGGCTTTTCCCATGGTTTCGGTTGCACCTGTGGCTGCACCCCCCACTCCTGCAATTACGGTATCGCTCGCATTTCCGGCTAGGATAGCAACGGTTTGCGTAGCTTTTCCCATGGCTTCGGTTGCACCTGTGGCTGCATCGGCGACTTTTCCAAAGAGGGAACCCCAACCGGATTTTTTCTGGGGTTCTGGAATGGGGGCGATCGCCGTTTCAGGTGCAGGAATAATGCCGGTTTCTGGCATAAGCTGAAGGGTTTGCTCCCAGATTGGCACAGCTTCACCGGTTTTTTTACCCACTACGGTGACGGTTTGAATGGAGTTAACCCCCAGTTGAATAAAAAATTTCTCTAAAATCTCCATTAATTTAGCTTGCGGCGGCCCCTTCAAGGATTCTACGCTGATCCATAATCCTTGGGATTGAGCCATCACCAGGGCTGTCAAGCCTTTGGGGTTAAGGTTACGGTTGAGGATTTCGGCGATCGCCCCTACTTTCCCCTGTTTCGCTGCTTCTAATGTCCCCGTTTCTTCCTCTGTGGGCAGCTTTAGCACCTGTTGCCATTCCGGAAGCTCTTCCTCCGCTTCCTTGCCATAGACCTTGATTTGGCTTACCGAGGCGATCGCCAGTTTTTTGAAAAAATTGGTCAAAACCTTAACAAAAACCGCTTCGGTGGGAACTTGAGCGCCTTCTAGCACTAAATTTAACGTCTCACCCTTACAGGTCACCTTGGTATTAATTCCTTTAGGTTGCAATTGCCGATTGAGGATCAGGGCGATCGCATCCGGGTTACCTTGTTTGGCAAGTTCAAGCACACTGGTTTGCACAGAGCTACTCATAGGGCAGGCCTTCCTTATTAACGTGGAGCGTATTAAACCCAACGATCTTAGAACGTAGAGTTTAATCGATTGATCTGGATGATCACCCTAAAGATTATACCCGAATCCTGCGATCGTCTCCGCATCTCCCTGAAATTATCCATGACCTCAATTGGTATAATGTGGGCAACCTCGCAAATCAACGGGTTGGGTAGAGGTAGATATATTGTTAAGGCTCTTCAATTAAGAATCTGAAAGAGCTTCGCATTCAATATAAAGGAGACCCTTGGCAGATTTTATTTGCGTTCGACCCGGAACGACAAGCTATTTTACTCGTTGGTGGCAACAAAACGGGTAACAAGCGATGGTACAAGGAAAATATTGCTATAGCAGAACGACGTTATGAAAACTATCTTGAACAACTGAAGGAAGAAGAACCATGAAAGACTATACAACATTATCGTCAGAGTTAGCCAAACTTTCTCCAGAACGACAGGAACGGATTAAAGCTAGAGCAGATAAAATTCATCTTGAAGAATTGACTTTGAAGTATCTGCAAGAGAAGTTAGGATTGTCGGAAGACGAGTTGGAGCAATATTTTACTGCATCGAATCTCGGAAAAGCCAAACCGGAAAGTCGAGAAGGTCTGGATTTAAATACACTTCAGAAAGTGGTCAGTGCATTAGGAGGAACACTGGAAATTACGATAAACATTCCCCAGAAAGAGCCTCTTGTTGCGATCGATGAATAATATCCCACTATGACCCAATTATGATAAAATTATCCTAGTCAATATTAAAGCTAGAGTCTTGCTTGAGTGCCAACTGTTTTAAGATTTGAAGCTTATCGCTTTTACTTTTATAGCCATGAGCCGAATGAACCACCCCATATTCACGTTGATCGAGATAATCAATCATCTAAATTCTGGTTATCTAGTGTATCATTGGCCAAAAATATTGGCTTTAGTGCCAAAGAACTAAGAAAAATTCAATCTATTGTAGAATCTCATCAAGAACAATTTTTAGAGGCATGGTATGAATACTTTGATGGTTGAAACTGATATTCGTGTTCATCAAGTCATCATTCATGATGATTCCTTTAGTGTCGAATTGATAGATGGGCGAACGATTACTGTTCCCTTAGCTTGGTTCCCCCGTCTTTTAAGCGCCACTTCTGAGCAGTTACAAAACTGGGAAATTTGTGGAGGTGGATATGGTATTCACTGGGACGATATCGATGAAGATATCAGTACGGAAGGATTGTTACGCGGTGCTGCTGCTCCTCGTCGTTCTTTTCCTGCTTGAAGCAACAAAAACAGTTATGACTGATGCCCTTTCTCTTTAAGTAACTAGCTTCTATCAAGATGCGTAATGAACGAACTAATTGTTCACGAAGTCAACATCACCCACTATCGTTTAGTCGAACTTTCAAAACTCGCCGATCAAGCCAAACCCTTTTATGACTGGGTAGAAAAAACAGCCAAAAGATTAACAGGATCGCATAAAAACTTAAATGAAATACTCATGTCTGTCACTAAAATTGAGCTTATTTCCATCATTGATGCCTGCTATCATGAAGTAGAAGAAAAGCGTCCCTTACTCTTTGATGGTATTGGCAGAGTTTATCCCCATAAAAAAGCTTGTTTTTATTTCTTTGCCTGGATCATTCGAGATGCTCCCCAACAACGGTTAGCTCCTCTGATCGCCCGCATGAGGAAAATAAAGAAAATTGATAAGATAGTGGCAGAGACTGACACTTTAGCTGAATTAATTCTTGAATATAGATCATATGTTCAGAGTTTTAGCTGGTTAACTGTACGAGAGGTCATAATCGATCGCCTAGAAGGTTCTCGGCGGAGTATTAAAGGACATCACCTTGAAGCTAGTGCGCGAACCGCTATCATTACAGCATTTCAAAATTATTATGCTATTTATGGCAATTATGGAAAATACAAGAAAATTATCATTGCTGATAAGCAAATTAAAATAGGCAACCATACCATTGATGTTTCTGTAAAACTGATTCCTTCAGATGGTCGTCCTAAACAAACACTCTTAATGCCAATTAAAACAAGAGAAACGGAGGGTGGAGGCCATTCCCATCTATTTACTAGGGATATCATAGCTGCGATTGGAGAACTGAAGGATGATCCACAGATATATCACATAATTGTAGTTATTGTTGCTCTCAATTGGTCGATCTCTGAACTGGGGAATATGGAAAACAAGATTGATAAGCTATTCTACTTTAATATGAATCCTAATCAGTTTCTGGGATTTGATGATCCCTCTCAGATCTCATTAAATAAGTATATTCAAGGGATTTTAGATCATGGCTGATCTGGATAAAATAATCGACAAAGTTCTATGGGGAGACATTCGTTCTGTCGCTGACCAGATACCCGATAACGTTGTGCAAACTATTATCACCAGCCCACCTTATTTTGGTCACAGAAATTATGGTACAGAACCAGAAAGTGAATATGAAATTGGTAGAGAAAATAGCCTAGATGTCTATATTGAAAATCTTACTTCCTGTTTTAGTGCCATTAAATCTAAACTCCGTGACGATGGACTATTATGGTTAAACCTAGGAGATACCTATATCAATAAAGAACTTCAAGGGGTTCCTTGGCGGATAGCATTTGCTCTAAAAGATACGGGTTGGATTCTCAGAAGTGACATTATCTGGAAAAAGCCCAATGCGATGCCTTCTTCAGTGAAAAATCGACCCACTACAGATCATGAATATATTTTTTTATTTGCCAAATCAAGTGATTATTATTATGATGCAGATGCGATCCGAGAACCGCACATTACTTTTACCGAAAACTCTAAAATGAAGGGGGGCAGAAATCATTTAGGAAAACGGAATGGTACACCCGAAAAGGGTAAAAACTCAGGAAACTCTAACCTACACACAGGAAGGTGGGATCAGGCGTTTCATCCTAAAGGGAGAAATAAAAGAACGGTTTGGGAAATTCCGTTAGGAAAATTTAGGGATGCCCATTTTGCGGTCTATCCTGAAGCGTTGGTTGAAACCTGCCTCTTGGCTGCAAGTCGGAAAGGTGATATTGTTTTTGATCCGTTTGCGGGTTCAGGAACAACAGGTGTAGTAGCACTCAAGCACCAGAGGAAGTTTATCGGCTGTGAACTGGTGAAGGAATATCAAGAAATGGCACAAAAGAGGATTGATGAACTGGTGGTTCAGCCGAGTCTCTTTGAATAATAAATGATTGATCCTTTTATATGATTAAGGTGGGCAGGGTATGCTGGCAGGTTTTAAATCATTTTTCTGCCTTCTCCTGCCCACCCTACTGCCGTGACAACCCTAAAATGGTGGGTTACGGCGGATTGATAGATTGCTGTCAGAGTCTAGGTTTTAGCCGCCTAACCCACCCTACGCTAATGCACATTTTTAGCTGTGTCAAGGCACTACGATAAATTACTATTACCGATTACTGCGCGAAGCGCTATAACGCTCCGGCTGCTGTGCGGTCAAAAATACCTGCATTGAGATGAGAGGTAATATTATGGCATTTGAGCATCGGTTTACCCTGTGCGCCATAGGGATAATCAATCACGGTAATTGCTCCATTGCCTTGTTTGAAATTCCAGAAATATTGGGGATCTAAATTAAACAAATGACACACGATCGCCTTATTGATGGCATCGTGAGCCGTCACCATCCCTGTGGTTCCTGGTTGAGCGAATTCGAGAATACTCTTCCAAGCGGCGATCGCCCGCTCCCAAACCTGCTGTAAATTCTCTCCTTCTGGCATTTGCACCGTTTCCGGCGACTTTTGCCATTGTGCTAACATCCCCGGATAAGCCGCTTCAATCTCGTTCTCTAACATCCCTTCCCACAACCCATGGCTAATTTCTGCTAAGAGGGGATTAAGCTGTAACTCAACTCCAGGATGATTCTCTAAAATCAATTCTGCTGTTTCTTTCGGGCGCAATAACGGACTACTGACAGCAAAATCTAAATGCACATCTTTCAAAAACTCCGCCGCTTTGCGTCCCTGTTCTTTCCCCGTTTCATTTAAGGGAATATCCTTAATTCCTTGAAAGCGCTTATCCCGGTTCCATTGGGTTTCCCCATGACGTACCAACAACAGGCGAATCCCTTCCGGTTGATTAAATTTTGGTAACGAAACCCCTAAATGGCTGGTCAGATTCATCGATTCTAATTGCACTCCGTCGCCCCAACCACCAGAAAAATTGAGGACACTAATACCACAATTCGATTGCAAGATGGACTGATAATAAGCTGGGGAAATATTCAGCGCCGTACTCAACAAACAGCGATTAATTCCATTATGGGCCACGACAACCACGGTTTGTCCCTGATGCTTGGCTAAAAGATCTTGCCAAAACTCTTTGGCTTGTTCATGCATTGCCAAAACTGGATAATGCTCTTTGGAGCCTTCTGGGGTAGAAATCACCATTTTGAAGGCTTCTGGTTGACGCTTCCAAACCTCATAGTCTGAAGCAAATTGGGTTTGTACGTCTTTTTTATGCATCCCTTGCCATAGGGGAAGATCGACTTCTAATAAGGTTTCTGGACTTTGGATGCTGAGAGAAGAGCCAAGATGAGCCACAATTTCTTCCGCCGTTTGTCGAGCGCGTTGCAAAGGACTCGAATATATGGCATCTAGGGGTATGTCTTGGAGCGCAGCAGCAACCAACTTAGCATCGGCTTTGCCTTGTTCCGTGAGTACGGAGTCATCAAGACGGCCTTGAATGCGTTGCTGGGCATTATAGCTGCTTTGACCGTGGCGGACGAGGATAACACGGGTAGTCATGAGGTTTTACTCGATCTGTTGCGGTCTGCATTTTACCCCATAATTTGGGGGAATGGGGGGATGGGGAGATGGGGAGATGGGGGGAGTGCGAGCATCTTGCTCGCTTGTTAACTCATTATTACTCATTACTCATTACCCATTACTCATTACTCATTACTCATTACTCATTACTGATAATCGGGTTATGATTTTTGGGAATGAATAGGAACCGATTACCCAAGAAATTATTGTGAGTCAATGGCAACGGGTGGCGATCGCCCCAAATCAACTGCATGAGGATATAATCCGGTTGACTGCCGAGCAACAGCATTATCTCTATCGAGTGCTGCGACTGCAACCGGGCGATCGCTTTATTGCCTTGATGCAACCGGACTGGTGGTTAAGTGAACTGCGGGATCTCGAAACAGCGCAGCGCTTAGAAAAAATGGCAATACAAACGGAATTGGCGATCGCCATTACCTTGATGGTTGCCTTACCTAAAAATGGCTTTGAAGAGAGTATCCGTTGTTGTACTGAATTGGGCGTAAGCTCGATTATCCCTGTAATCAGCGATCGCACCCTGCTTAAACCTAGTGGCCAAAAATTACAACGGTGGCGACGCATTGCCACAGAAGCGGCTGAACAATGTGAACGGCAACATATTCCGGCGATCGCCGATCCTCTCTCGTTTTCTGAACTGATACAAACATGCGATAGGGGCGATCGCTATTTAGCGGTTACCCGCACCAGTGCCCCCCATCTGCTGACTCTACCTCTACCCCCACCGACCCAACCGATGGCGATCGCCACGGGGCCAGAAGGGGGCTGGACTCCCCACGAAGTCGAACAGGCCCTAAAAGCAGGGTTTCAACCCATTTCCCTCGGTCAACGCATCCTCAGAGCCGTAACCGCTCCCATTGTCGCCCTATCCTTATTGAGCGGACACTATGAAGTTCAAGAATATAGCGCTGCGCGTGGTAATGGGTAATAGGTAATAGGTAATAGGTAATAGGTAAACCGTTTTTGCGGAGGGATGCAATCACAAAGAGTTATAAAATTTGAGAAAGACAACCTATTGATCCATTAAATCTTCAGCTTGTTCTTCCTCCTCTGAGGGGGTTAACTCAGGGTCAGTATTGGGGTTCTCTTCTAAACTTTCCTGGGCCGTCTGTTCAGGATAGCGGGCAAAGTCTACCATGGTTTTGATTACACTGGCGACAGGAACAGCCAGTAATAAACCGAGAAGTCCAGCGAATTTTCCGCCAATAATCAGGGAGATCATTAACCAGAGGGGATTGAGTCCGATCATATCTCCTAAAAGACGGGGGGCAACAATGTTGTCATTAATTTGCCCAACAATCAAAGCCGCAGCTAACACCTGAAGGCCTAATCCAAAATCTTGTAATCCAACAATGAGGCTCGCTAAAATGACGGTCAGGGCACTGGCATAAGGAACTAAGGTAGTCATACCAATGGCTACGCCAAATAAAAGACCATAGGGAACTTGTAAAAGCACAAAAACGATCGTTTGAGCAACGCTGAGAATTCCGGCTAAAATGGTTTGACTGACAAAGTAGTTGGCAAAAACTTGCTGTGAAGTGTCTTGTAATTTGGTTCCCCAAGGATCGGGTATCCAACTAAAAATCCCCTGCCAAAAGGATTCTCCACCAAAGACGAGAAAGAGGGTAAAGACGAGAATAATCGTGCCAT from Roseofilum capinflatum BLCC-M114 carries:
- a CDS encoding CHAT domain-containing protein, with product MPTSNLVSGNREIVNRGNSEINILQNQSDTINGINRAIASTPRETSDNSSSASVPIDSQQAATALISRGSVQRLLDEGQLQQAVEVGDRLLSEEFADYLNKPLPQQQLSFAQLQNQLEKMSAQMGNSSALLYMISRSEQLDLVLVPPTGEPIYHSIPEASNAALIAKIKAFQAEIANPIRRRSTSYLDASQQLYQWLIAPIEAELEAQGITTLLFSLDSGLRSLPIAALHDGEQFLVEKYQFSLVPSLSLTDTRYQNLQKTPVLAMGASEFSDQTPLPAVPVELSTISEQLWQGQAFLNQELTVENFNQQRAQSDYGIIHLATHGQFKPGRIEESYIQFWDRKIGLDQITNLNLTDPPIQLLVLSACRTALGDRQAEFGFAGLAVQSGAQSALASLWYASDLGALGLMAEFYHHLQTEDTKSGALRRAQIAVLRQEVQIKDGKLIGNFGEIDLPPELNTGIQPNLIHPYYWSGFTLIGNP
- a CDS encoding 4Fe-4S single cluster domain-containing protein, whose amino-acid sequence is MNHPNAPTLPPNHLNIMGYVDESEVNGPGCRAVVWVQGCTRACSGCFNPASWSFEINQLIAIDTLAEKIASNPRNQGVTFSGGEPFWQAPGLAKLARQLKAKGLSVMSFTGFTLEQLRAKGAPEGAQELLDELDILIDGPYIESLAIHAPTSPVSSSNQRVHILNPEFENAISWASDQMEIHILKDGTRLITGYRGQMALTEL
- a CDS encoding EcsC family protein, encoding MSSSVQTSVLELAKQGNPDAIALILNRQLQPKGINTKVTCKGETLNLVLEGAQVPTEAVFVKVLTNFFKKLAIASVSQIKVYGKEAEEELPEWQQVLKLPTEEETGTLEAAKQGKVGAIAEILNRNLNPKGLTALVMAQSQGLWISVESLKGPPQAKLMEILEKFFIQLGVNSIQTVTVVGKKTGEAVPIWEQTLQLMPETGIIPAPETAIAPIPEPQKKSGWGSLFGKVADAATGATEAMGKATQTVAILAGNASDTVIAGVGGAATGATETMGKATQTLAILAGNASDTVIAGVGGAATGATETMGKATQTLAILAGNASDTVIAGVGKAGESASSAIIQAPDRLNTLLKCLEENPWMEPLTKVLKTDWMLQAIDTVDVVKTKESILQLQQQFPDYTPDQISHKVMIDKALLVGATGVATSIPGLSLALLAVDLAATTALQAEMVYQIAYAYGFEPEAPERKGEVLAVFGLALGGAQAIKFGGQYAVKAGLGVFKSVPIAGAVISASANAALLYALGYAACRFYEAKCSPIVMEATLETLQEESQHYLEAAITQETIMDQILVHMILAGNPDKTWEDLLPELEPMNLSPASLEAISQNIHNPTPLEELLPQINPDFALPLMMQCQKMAELDGIVTPEEAQVLELLSQQFAVEGEAQQGLLEDLEAL
- a CDS encoding XRE family transcriptional regulator, whose product is MKDYTTLSSELAKLSPERQERIKARADKIHLEELTLKYLQEKLGLSEDELEQYFTASNLGKAKPESREGLDLNTLQKVVSALGGTLEITINIPQKEPLVAIDE
- a CDS encoding DUF4160 domain-containing protein, giving the protein MPTVLRFEAYRFYFYSHEPNEPPHIHVDRDNQSSKFWLSSVSLAKNIGFSAKELRKIQSIVESHQEQFLEAWYEYFDG
- a CDS encoding DUF2442 domain-containing protein, which translates into the protein MNTLMVETDIRVHQVIIHDDSFSVELIDGRTITVPLAWFPRLLSATSEQLQNWEICGGGYGIHWDDIDEDISTEGLLRGAAAPRRSFPA
- a CDS encoding DNA-methyltransferase; this translates as MADLDKIIDKVLWGDIRSVADQIPDNVVQTIITSPPYFGHRNYGTEPESEYEIGRENSLDVYIENLTSCFSAIKSKLRDDGLLWLNLGDTYINKELQGVPWRIAFALKDTGWILRSDIIWKKPNAMPSSVKNRPTTDHEYIFLFAKSSDYYYDADAIREPHITFTENSKMKGGRNHLGKRNGTPEKGKNSGNSNLHTGRWDQAFHPKGRNKRTVWEIPLGKFRDAHFAVYPEALVETCLLAASRKGDIVFDPFAGSGTTGVVALKHQRKFIGCELVKEYQEMAQKRIDELVVQPSLFE
- a CDS encoding histidine phosphatase family protein, which translates into the protein MTTRVILVRHGQSSYNAQQRIQGRLDDSVLTEQGKADAKLVAAALQDIPLDAIYSSPLQRARQTAEEIVAHLGSSLSIQSPETLLEVDLPLWQGMHKKDVQTQFASDYEVWKRQPEAFKMVISTPEGSKEHYPVLAMHEQAKEFWQDLLAKHQGQTVVVVAHNGINRCLLSTALNISPAYYQSILQSNCGISVLNFSGGWGDGVQLESMNLTSHLGVSLPKFNQPEGIRLLLVRHGETQWNRDKRFQGIKDIPLNETGKEQGRKAAEFLKDVHLDFAVSSPLLRPKETAELILENHPGVELQLNPLLAEISHGLWEGMLENEIEAAYPGMLAQWQKSPETVQMPEGENLQQVWERAIAAWKSILEFAQPGTTGMVTAHDAINKAIVCHLFNLDPQYFWNFKQGNGAITVIDYPYGAQGKPMLKCHNITSHLNAGIFDRTAAGAL
- a CDS encoding 16S rRNA (uracil(1498)-N(3))-methyltransferase; the encoded protein is MSQWQRVAIAPNQLHEDIIRLTAEQQHYLYRVLRLQPGDRFIALMQPDWWLSELRDLETAQRLEKMAIQTELAIAITLMVALPKNGFEESIRCCTELGVSSIIPVISDRTLLKPSGQKLQRWRRIATEAAEQCERQHIPAIADPLSFSELIQTCDRGDRYLAVTRTSAPHLLTLPLPPPTQPMAIATGPEGGWTPHEVEQALKAGFQPISLGQRILRAVTAPIVALSLLSGHYEVQEYSAARGNG
- a CDS encoding AI-2E family transporter — protein: MLEFWQGIPRTVRLGLLFPLGFLNAWLLSHVINNLQPLVSLFITATLFSFLLNFPIQFLHRRGLKRSWAIAVVFLVAVLFVLFLAGLLIPQILRQLAQLLRSLPDIIESGDRQIEALEQWAIAQNLPFDLSDITLHLARNLSTQLQSIGSQALDLLVGTINNILNGTIILVFTLFLVFGGESFWQGIFSWIPDPWGTKLQDTSQQVFANYFVSQTILAGILSVAQTIVFVLLQVPYGLLFGVAIGMTTLVPYASALTVILASLIVGLQDFGLGLQVLAAALIVGQINDNIVAPRLLGDMIGLNPLWLMISLIIGGKFAGLLGLLLAVPVASVIKTMVDFARYPEQTAQESLEENPNTDPELTPSEEEEQAEDLMDQ